A single window of Pseudomonas lijiangensis DNA harbors:
- a CDS encoding response regulator — translation MIRVLVAEDHTIVREGIKQLIGLAKDLLVVGEASNGEQLLETLRHVPCEVVLLDISMPGVNGLEAIPRIRALNNPPVILVLSMHDEAQMAARALKIGAAGYATKDSDPALLLTAIRRVAAGGRYIDPDLADRMVFEVGLTDSRPLHSLLSEREFSVFERLAQGANVNDIAQQLALSSKTISTHKARLMQKMNLHSLADLVKYAMEHKLL, via the coding sequence TTGATTCGTGTACTGGTCGCTGAAGACCACACCATCGTGCGTGAGGGCATCAAGCAACTCATCGGCCTGGCGAAGGATCTGCTCGTCGTGGGCGAGGCCAGCAATGGCGAGCAGTTGCTCGAAACCCTGCGGCACGTGCCCTGCGAAGTGGTGCTGCTGGATATCTCCATGCCGGGCGTCAACGGGCTTGAGGCGATTCCCAGGATCCGGGCGTTGAATAACCCGCCGGTGATTCTGGTGCTGTCGATGCACGACGAAGCGCAAATGGCTGCCCGTGCCCTGAAGATCGGCGCGGCGGGATATGCGACCAAGGACAGCGATCCGGCCTTGCTGCTGACGGCCATTCGTCGGGTGGCCGCCGGTGGGCGTTATATCGATCCCGATCTGGCTGACCGCATGGTTTTCGAGGTCGGTCTGACCGACAGTCGCCCGCTGCATTCGCTGTTATCGGAGCGCGAGTTTTCGGTGTTCGAGCGTCTGGCTCAGGGGGCCAACGTCAATGACATTGCCCAGCAACTGGCCTTGAGCAGCAAGACCATCAGCACCCACAAGGCGCGCCTGATGCAGAAGATGAACCTGCACTCCCTGGCGGACCTTGTGAAATATGCTATGGAACACAAGCTGCTCTGA
- a CDS encoding ABC transporter ATP-binding protein → MSYVDSSAGANDVLVSFRGVQKSYDGEALIVKDLNLDIRKGEFLTLLGPSGSGKTTSLMMLAGFETPTAGEILLGGRAINNVPPHKRDIGMVFQNYALFPHMTVAENLAFPLSVRGMSKSEIGDKVKRALGMVQLDAFAHRYPAQLSGGQQQRVALARALVFEPQLVLMDEPLGALDKQLREHMQMEIKHLHQRLGVTVVYVTHDQGEALTMSDRVAVFHQGEIQQIAPPRTLYEEPGNTFVANFIGENNRLNGRLLSQTGDRCVVELERGEKVEALAINVGQTGEPVTLSIRPERISLNGRSESCVNRFSGRVAEFIYLGDHVRVRLEVAGKTDFFVKQPIAELDAALSVGDVVPLGWQVEHARALDPLQQVH, encoded by the coding sequence ATGAGCTACGTCGATTCAAGCGCTGGGGCAAATGATGTTCTGGTCAGCTTTCGTGGTGTGCAGAAGAGCTACGACGGCGAAGCACTCATCGTCAAAGACCTGAACCTGGATATTCGCAAAGGCGAATTCCTCACCCTGCTCGGACCATCGGGCTCCGGCAAGACCACCAGTCTGATGATGCTGGCCGGTTTCGAGACGCCGACCGCAGGCGAAATCCTGCTGGGTGGCCGGGCCATCAACAACGTGCCGCCCCACAAGCGCGACATCGGCATGGTGTTCCAGAACTACGCACTGTTCCCGCACATGACGGTCGCCGAGAACCTGGCGTTCCCGCTGTCGGTGCGCGGCATGAGCAAGAGCGAGATCGGCGACAAGGTCAAACGCGCACTGGGCATGGTTCAACTGGATGCCTTCGCGCATCGCTACCCGGCGCAGTTGTCCGGCGGACAGCAGCAGCGTGTGGCCCTGGCCCGTGCGCTGGTGTTCGAGCCGCAACTGGTGCTGATGGACGAACCCCTCGGCGCACTCGACAAGCAATTGCGCGAACACATGCAGATGGAAATCAAGCACCTGCACCAGCGTCTGGGCGTGACGGTGGTCTATGTGACCCACGACCAGGGCGAAGCCCTGACCATGTCGGACCGGGTTGCGGTGTTCCATCAGGGCGAAATCCAGCAGATCGCACCGCCGCGCACTCTTTATGAAGAACCCGGCAACACCTTTGTCGCCAACTTCATTGGCGAGAACAACCGTCTCAACGGGCGTCTGCTCAGCCAGACCGGCGACCGCTGCGTCGTCGAGCTGGAGCGGGGAGAGAAGGTCGAGGCACTGGCAATCAATGTCGGCCAGACCGGCGAGCCGGTCACCCTCTCGATCCGTCCGGAACGCATCAGCCTCAATGGCCGTAGCGAAAGTTGTGTAAACCGTTTCTCGGGCCGTGTTGCCGAGTTCATCTATCTGGGCGACCACGTTCGTGTGCGTCTGGAAGTGGCAGGCAAGACCGACTTTTTCGTCAAGCAGCCTATCGCCGAACTGGATGCGGCCTTGAGCGTTGGCGATGTCGTGCCCCTTGGATGGCAAGTCGAGCACGCTCGCGCGCTCGATCCCTTGCAGCAAGTGCATTGA
- a CDS encoding polyamine ABC transporter substrate-binding protein — translation MLKSLKFTAITLGMMCASQAMAADLTVISFGGANKAAQEKAFYAPWEKAGNGKIIAGEYNGEMAKIKTMVDTKSVSWDLVEVESPELSRGCDEDMFEELDPAMFGKAEHFVPGALTTCGAGFFVWSTVLAYNADKVSTAPTSWVDFWDTKKFPGKRGLRKGAKYTLEFALMADGVAPKDVYKVLASKDGQDRAFKKLDELKPNIQWWEAGAQPPQYLASGDVVMSSAYNGRIAAVQKESNLKVVWTGGVYDFDAWAIPKGSKNAEAAKKFIAYILSPEQQKTYSQNIAYGPANTQAVALLDKETLQNMPTTPENIKDQVQMDVTFWTDNGESLEQRFTAWAAK, via the coding sequence ATGCTGAAATCATTGAAGTTCACCGCTATCACGTTGGGCATGATGTGCGCGTCGCAAGCCATGGCCGCTGATCTGACCGTCATTTCCTTCGGTGGCGCCAACAAGGCCGCCCAGGAAAAGGCTTTCTATGCCCCTTGGGAGAAAGCAGGCAACGGCAAGATCATTGCTGGCGAATACAACGGTGAAATGGCCAAGATCAAGACCATGGTCGACACCAAGAGCGTGTCCTGGGATCTGGTAGAAGTCGAATCGCCAGAGCTGTCCCGCGGTTGTGACGAAGACATGTTCGAAGAGCTGGACCCTGCGATGTTCGGCAAGGCCGAGCACTTCGTGCCGGGCGCGCTGACCACTTGTGGCGCCGGTTTCTTCGTATGGTCCACCGTGTTGGCTTACAACGCCGACAAGGTCAGCACCGCTCCGACCAGTTGGGTCGATTTCTGGGACACCAAGAAATTCCCGGGCAAGCGCGGCCTGCGCAAGGGTGCCAAGTACACCCTGGAATTCGCACTGATGGCTGACGGCGTAGCGCCGAAAGACGTCTACAAGGTGCTGGCCAGCAAGGACGGTCAGGACCGCGCCTTCAAGAAGCTCGATGAGCTCAAGCCAAACATTCAATGGTGGGAAGCAGGCGCTCAGCCGCCTCAGTACCTCGCTTCCGGCGACGTGGTCATGAGCTCGGCCTACAACGGTCGTATCGCTGCCGTGCAGAAAGAAAGCAACCTGAAAGTGGTCTGGACCGGCGGCGTGTATGACTTCGACGCATGGGCCATTCCGAAGGGTTCGAAAAACGCTGAAGCGGCGAAGAAGTTCATCGCTTACATCCTGAGCCCGGAGCAGCAGAAGACCTATTCGCAGAACATCGCCTACGGCCCGGCCAACACCCAGGCGGTTGCTCTGCTGGACAAGGAAACCCTGCAGAACATGCCGACCACTCCTGAAAACATCAAGGATCAGGTGCAGATGGACGTGACGTTCTGGACTGACAACGGCGAGTCGCTGGAGCAGCGTTTCACCGCTTGGGCAGCCAAGTAA
- a CDS encoding ABC transporter permease translates to MATAVPLTEGASPNLKQRLARAERVNRWKAQALIAPLVIFLLLVFLVPIAALLYKSVSNPEVVSALPSTVIEVEKWDGKGLPPESVYKALSLDLAETRKNSTLGDLSKRLNMELAGYRSLLSKTARALPFKTEPASYKDALEALDERWGDPAYWQAIRRNTSSVTPYYLLAAVDHRIDDVGEVAVATPDQAIYLDIFTRTFWMGLVITSICLVLAYPLAYLLASLPARQSNLLMILVLLPFWTSILVRVAAWIVLLQSSGLINGALMAMGIIDKPIELVFNRVGVYIAMVHIMLPFMILPIYSVMKNISPTYMRAAISLGCHPFTSFWRVYFPQTYAGIGAGCLLVFILSIGYYITPALLGSPNDQMVSYFVAFYTNTSINWGMATALGGLLLLATVVLYLIYSWLVGASRLRLS, encoded by the coding sequence ATGGCCACCGCCGTGCCCCTGACTGAAGGCGCCAGCCCCAACCTGAAGCAACGCCTGGCTCGCGCCGAGCGGGTCAACCGCTGGAAAGCACAGGCCCTGATCGCTCCGTTGGTCATCTTTCTGTTGCTGGTCTTTCTGGTGCCCATCGCTGCGCTGCTCTACAAGAGCGTCAGCAACCCGGAAGTCGTTTCGGCACTGCCGAGCACCGTGATTGAAGTCGAGAAATGGGACGGCAAAGGTCTTCCGCCCGAGTCGGTCTACAAGGCGCTGAGCCTGGACCTGGCTGAAACCCGCAAGAATTCGACCCTGGGCGATCTGTCCAAGCGTCTGAACATGGAACTGGCCGGCTATCGCAGCCTGCTGAGCAAGACCGCTCGTGCCTTGCCCTTCAAGACCGAGCCTGCTTCTTATAAAGATGCACTGGAAGCGCTGGACGAGCGTTGGGGCGATCCTGCCTATTGGCAGGCCATTCGTCGCAATACCAGTAGCGTCACCCCTTATTACCTGCTGGCCGCTGTTGACCATCGCATTGACGATGTCGGTGAAGTGGCTGTAGCGACCCCGGACCAGGCCATTTACCTGGATATCTTCACCCGCACATTCTGGATGGGACTGGTCATCACCTCCATCTGCCTGGTGCTGGCTTATCCGCTGGCCTACCTGCTGGCCAGCCTGCCAGCGCGCCAGAGCAACCTGCTGATGATTCTGGTTCTGCTGCCGTTCTGGACCTCGATTCTGGTACGGGTCGCGGCCTGGATCGTGTTGCTGCAATCGAGTGGCCTGATCAATGGTGCCTTGATGGCCATGGGCATCATCGACAAGCCCATCGAACTGGTCTTCAACCGGGTCGGCGTCTACATCGCGATGGTGCACATCATGCTGCCGTTCATGATTCTGCCGATCTACAGCGTGATGAAGAACATCTCCCCGACCTACATGCGTGCGGCCATTTCCCTGGGCTGTCACCCGTTCACCAGCTTCTGGCGCGTGTACTTCCCGCAGACCTATGCCGGGATCGGTGCCGGTTGCCTGCTGGTCTTCATCCTGTCTATCGGCTACTACATCACCCCGGCACTCCTGGGCAGCCCGAACGACCAGATGGTCAGCTACTTCGTGGCCTTCTACACCAATACCAGCATCAACTGGGGCATGGCGACGGCGCTGGGCGGCCTGCTGCTGTTGGCGACCGTCGTGCTGTACCTGATCTATAGCTGGCTGGTCGGCGCAAGCCGCCTGCGTTTGAGCTGA